A single genomic interval of Flavihumibacter rivuli harbors:
- the ygiD gene encoding 4,5-DOPA dioxygenase extradiol, whose translation MATLSELKQLTDTFQEQDRLMPVLFIGHGSPMNGIEDNDFSRGWKEMAGSIPEPKAVLVISAHWLTNGTFITAMDTPRTIHDFGGFPEALYQVQYPAPGDPRLAAETAKLVSSTQVGLDHDWGLDHGAWTVVRHMYPGARIPVLQFSIDYGKPAAYHYALAKELMELRRRGVLVIGSGNMVHNLRMVAWDKLDVPNYGYDWAIEMNQVFKDNILSGRHQELIHYQQMGAPALLSIPTPDHYYPLLYTLGLQTPKDAISFFNDHLVGGSLTMTSVRIG comes from the coding sequence ATGGCTACATTATCGGAACTAAAACAGTTAACGGATACTTTCCAGGAGCAGGATCGCTTGATGCCGGTGCTCTTTATCGGCCATGGTTCCCCCATGAATGGTATTGAGGATAATGATTTCAGCAGGGGCTGGAAGGAGATGGCTGGCTCCATTCCCGAGCCTAAGGCGGTATTGGTGATCTCTGCGCATTGGCTCACGAACGGCACCTTCATAACAGCCATGGATACACCAAGAACCATTCATGATTTCGGTGGATTCCCGGAGGCCTTGTACCAGGTGCAATACCCTGCACCCGGTGATCCCAGGTTGGCGGCTGAAACAGCAAAGCTGGTAAGCTCTACCCAGGTTGGACTTGACCATGACTGGGGCCTGGACCATGGTGCATGGACAGTGGTGCGGCATATGTATCCTGGTGCCCGGATACCGGTCCTTCAATTCAGTATAGATTATGGGAAGCCCGCTGCCTATCATTATGCACTGGCGAAGGAATTGATGGAACTCCGCAGGCGCGGTGTGCTGGTCATCGGAAGTGGCAATATGGTGCACAACCTCAGGATGGTGGCCTGGGATAAACTGGATGTACCAAATTATGGGTATGACTGGGCCATTGAAATGAACCAGGTGTTCAAGGATAATATCCTTTCCGGTCGCCACCAGGAATTGATCCATTACCAGCAAATGGGCGCCCCGGCCTTATTGTCGATACCAACACCTGATCATTATTATCCGCTCCTTTATACGCTTGGTTTGCAAACGCCGAAAGATGCGATCAGTTTTTTCAATGATCACCTGGTAGGAGGCTCATTGACCATGACCTCTGTGAGGATCGGATAA
- a CDS encoding sugar porter family MFS transporter, which produces MLAYPIRIALIAALGGFLFGFETAVISGAEKTIQQLWQLSPFWQGFTVASSLIGTVLGSIIAGYPAQRFGRKKVLMIIAVMYLLSAIGCALSSVWLLFILFRFIGGVAVGASSVVGPMYISEISPARLRGRLAGSFQLNIVAGIFIAYLTNFLFVDLGEDSWRWMLGIMIVPAALFAILVKTIPESPRWLALQHRDAEAAPIMERLGEADPAKAMQEIRESVSDKKETLFQPKYYKPIFYAVLLAMFNQLSGINAIIYFAPRIFEMAGFDKAEAYLQPVYIGAANLAFTLLAMTMIDKFGRKTLLIIGSIGMILFLYLTALAFNDPANSGKNVLFYLIGYIAFFAFSQGAVIWVFISEIFPNAVRSQGGSLGSFTHWIMAAIISWTFPVIVEGSPQGGYYSFLFYAAMMLLHLLFVWRVMPETKGRSLEEIQHELGIK; this is translated from the coding sequence ATGCTTGCATATCCCATCAGGATCGCATTGATTGCTGCCCTAGGAGGCTTCTTGTTCGGATTTGAAACAGCAGTGATATCGGGCGCTGAAAAGACCATCCAGCAACTCTGGCAACTTTCGCCCTTCTGGCAAGGCTTTACAGTAGCTTCCAGCCTGATCGGCACCGTTCTGGGCTCTATCATTGCGGGTTATCCCGCACAAAGGTTCGGCCGCAAAAAAGTACTCATGATCATCGCCGTTATGTACCTTTTATCTGCTATCGGTTGTGCATTATCGTCAGTATGGCTGCTCTTCATCCTCTTCCGTTTTATCGGGGGTGTGGCTGTAGGTGCGTCTTCAGTAGTTGGACCTATGTATATATCCGAGATCTCCCCTGCCCGGCTAAGGGGAAGACTGGCCGGTTCCTTCCAGCTGAATATTGTAGCCGGAATCTTCATCGCCTATCTCACCAATTTCCTTTTCGTTGACCTTGGCGAAGATTCCTGGCGTTGGATGCTCGGGATCATGATCGTGCCGGCCGCGCTGTTCGCTATCCTGGTCAAGACCATCCCCGAAAGCCCCCGCTGGCTCGCCCTTCAGCATCGTGATGCGGAAGCCGCACCCATCATGGAAAGGCTGGGAGAAGCCGACCCGGCAAAAGCCATGCAGGAGATCAGGGAATCGGTGAGCGATAAAAAAGAAACCCTATTCCAACCCAAGTATTACAAGCCCATCTTTTATGCCGTGCTACTGGCCATGTTCAACCAGCTATCCGGTATCAATGCCATCATCTATTTTGCACCCAGGATATTTGAGATGGCCGGCTTCGATAAGGCAGAAGCCTACCTGCAGCCCGTATATATTGGCGCAGCCAACCTGGCCTTCACCTTACTGGCCATGACCATGATCGACAAATTCGGCAGGAAGACCCTCCTGATCATCGGCTCCATCGGCATGATCCTCTTCCTCTACCTGACCGCCCTGGCCTTCAATGACCCGGCCAATTCGGGAAAGAATGTATTGTTCTACCTCATAGGCTATATCGCCTTCTTTGCCTTCTCGCAGGGCGCTGTTATCTGGGTATTCATTTCCGAGATCTTCCCCAATGCCGTCCGCTCACAGGGTGGCTCCCTGGGCAGTTTCACCCATTGGATCATGGCAGCGATCATTTCCTGGACCTTCCCGGTGATCGTGGAAGGAAGCCCGCAGGGCGGATATTACTCCTTCCTTTTCTATGCGGCCATGATGCTGCTGCACCTGCTCTTTGTATGGCGCGTGATGCCGGAAACCAAGGGCCGTTCGCTCGAAGAGATCCAGCATGAACTGGGTATCAAGTAG
- a CDS encoding sugar transferase yields the protein MEQTMPLNLTNNPSTYKRYSVLREVEAAPIVQIHSREFFLIGKNSGNIDLLVNFFDGGYAAENVEKALNILERIASQKKIAPTVIFIDHALDRSEVTRLRTYLRNSELFKAVPLILHVPASLAANEDRCSLRQLFDDVIDLKKADEKLLSRVDFLGKIKKRAIDKEDAFKAEQEAIAASIKANPFRRSFDILFAFSALVILSPLMLLIALAIKLESRGPVFYISKRAGRGYRIFNFFKFRTMEFGADKQMDQLVHLNEFGSGAGCVFFKVSNDPRATRLGKFLRKTSLDELPQLINVLIGDMSIVGNRPLPLYEAAMLTTDEWAKRFMAPAGITGLWQIRKNDRHFMNVEERIKLDIEYSQRQNFLLDLWIMAKTPPALIQKSNPA from the coding sequence ATGGAACAAACCATGCCATTAAATCTAACCAACAACCCATCCACCTATAAACGGTATTCCGTTTTGAGGGAGGTAGAGGCTGCGCCTATAGTCCAGATTCACTCCCGGGAGTTTTTCCTCATCGGCAAGAATTCTGGCAATATTGATTTATTGGTTAATTTCTTTGATGGTGGATATGCCGCTGAGAATGTAGAGAAAGCCCTGAACATTTTGGAAAGGATCGCCTCCCAAAAGAAAATTGCCCCGACTGTTATCTTTATTGACCATGCCCTGGACAGGAGTGAGGTAACCCGCCTGAGAACTTATCTGAGGAATAGTGAATTGTTCAAGGCTGTCCCGCTCATCCTTCATGTACCTGCATCCCTCGCCGCTAATGAGGACCGCTGTTCATTGCGCCAGCTTTTTGATGATGTGATCGACCTGAAGAAGGCTGATGAAAAACTGCTTAGCCGGGTGGATTTCCTTGGTAAGATCAAGAAAAGGGCCATCGATAAGGAAGACGCATTTAAAGCAGAACAGGAAGCCATTGCTGCTTCCATCAAGGCCAATCCCTTCAGGAGGTCCTTCGATATACTATTTGCTTTTTCAGCCCTGGTTATCCTTAGTCCGCTGATGCTTTTGATCGCCCTGGCCATTAAATTAGAAAGCAGGGGGCCGGTCTTCTATATCTCCAAAAGGGCAGGCCGCGGGTATAGGATCTTTAACTTTTTCAAGTTCAGGACCATGGAGTTTGGTGCTGACAAGCAGATGGACCAACTTGTACACCTCAATGAATTTGGTAGCGGTGCGGGCTGTGTGTTCTTTAAGGTGAGCAATGACCCCAGGGCGACAAGGTTAGGAAAATTCCTGCGCAAGACCAGCCTGGATGAACTGCCCCAATTGATCAATGTGCTCATCGGCGACATGTCGATTGTAGGCAATAGACCACTCCCCCTCTATGAAGCTGCAATGCTGACCACGGATGAATGGGCAAAGCGTTTTATGGCACCTGCTGGAATTACAGGGCTTTGGCAGATCAGGAAGAACGACAGGCATTTCATGAATGTGGAAGAGCGTATCAAACTGGATATTGAATATTCCCAGCGCCAGAATTTCCTGCTTGACCTTTGGATCATGGCCAAAACACCTCCGGCACTGATCCAGAAATCGAATCCCGCATAA
- a CDS encoding response regulator: MKRIILVITASKALRFLLQTVLQDKFKIIAATDASDAMFWLSRSNVPAAIVIDPELPDTEPWEMVEYFKSSGLYDNIPLVVISSLPEQELKIRCKNYAVNAFFTKPFNPIDLLNELENHLGEVRPLKKGLLKVV; this comes from the coding sequence ATGAAGAGAATTATACTCGTGATCACCGCAAGTAAAGCACTAAGATTTTTACTGCAAACCGTACTTCAGGATAAGTTTAAAATTATCGCAGCCACTGATGCCAGTGATGCAATGTTTTGGCTGTCAAGGTCCAATGTTCCGGCAGCCATAGTCATTGACCCTGAATTACCGGATACCGAACCATGGGAAATGGTAGAATACTTCAAGTCCAGTGGCCTTTATGATAATATTCCTTTGGTGGTCATATCATCCCTGCCAGAACAGGAATTAAAAATTCGTTGCAAGAATTATGCCGTAAATGCATTTTTCACTAAGCCCTTTAATCCGATTGACCTTTTGAATGAACTTGAAAATCACCTTGGTGAGGTAAGGCCTTTGAAAAAGGGTCTCCTGAAAGTGGTGTAA
- a CDS encoding glycosyltransferase, which translates to MSIFLHILGFVLFLYLFCSIAYLLVIAVAGMFYHHPEMAPATSFARIAVLFTSYKDDEVILSTVPSSLAHDYPRDKFHVFVVADSLRPATLDTLRSFGASVVTIDAKMKARSLNKGLESIPEEEYDLVMVLDADNIMLPGTLGKVNDAFHAGYDAIQCHRTAKNEDTPIALMDGISEEINNHFFRLGQQALGFSAAPSGSGMAFRFSLIRSILRLPEILDNPGEDREIDLQLLKRGIHMYYLPDAWVLDEKVATHEVFEKQRVRWLEAQWYHLRRLLQPDMKAVQHDRYYTSKLIQNLLLPRSLYIVVFFFILVLMLMERIFQLNLFFPESGWWLSLGLFFILTLVIAMPSRYFSWWTLKAVLALPLLLFSMLKALLRVKSKRREFLHTPKTYKGNVHNGNGHNGH; encoded by the coding sequence TTGTCCATTTTCCTCCATATCCTGGGATTTGTTCTTTTCCTTTATTTGTTCTGCAGTATCGCCTACCTGCTGGTGATCGCTGTGGCGGGAATGTTTTACCATCACCCTGAGATGGCGCCTGCGACCAGTTTCGCCAGGATCGCCGTTCTATTTACTTCTTACAAGGATGATGAGGTGATCCTGTCTACCGTACCATCTTCGCTGGCACACGACTATCCCAGGGATAAATTCCATGTGTTTGTAGTGGCCGATTCCCTCCGGCCGGCAACCCTCGATACCCTCAGGTCATTTGGGGCAAGTGTCGTTACCATTGATGCAAAGATGAAAGCGAGATCATTGAACAAGGGGTTGGAGTCCATACCGGAAGAGGAATATGACCTGGTGATGGTGCTTGATGCAGACAACATTATGTTGCCTGGGACCCTGGGAAAAGTGAATGATGCATTTCATGCAGGCTATGATGCCATTCAATGCCATCGTACTGCCAAGAATGAAGATACCCCTATCGCCCTGATGGATGGGATCAGCGAAGAGATCAATAACCATTTTTTCAGGCTGGGCCAGCAGGCCCTTGGATTTTCTGCCGCACCCAGTGGTTCAGGTATGGCTTTTCGCTTTTCCCTGATCCGATCTATTTTAAGGTTGCCCGAAATCCTGGATAACCCGGGTGAAGACAGGGAAATTGACCTTCAGTTGTTGAAGCGCGGCATCCACATGTACTACCTTCCCGACGCATGGGTGTTGGATGAAAAAGTAGCTACACATGAAGTTTTCGAAAAGCAGCGGGTAAGGTGGCTGGAGGCACAATGGTACCACCTGCGGCGCCTGCTTCAGCCCGATATGAAGGCTGTTCAGCATGACCGTTATTACACCAGCAAACTGATCCAGAACCTGCTGTTGCCAAGGTCTCTTTACATTGTCGTGTTTTTTTTCATATTGGTGTTGATGCTGATGGAGCGCATTTTCCAACTCAACCTTTTCTTCCCTGAATCGGGTTGGTGGCTTAGTCTTGGCCTGTTCTTCATTCTTACCCTTGTGATTGCAATGCCTTCCCGCTATTTTTCCTGGTGGACATTGAAAGCAGTGTTGGCACTTCCACTATTGTTATTCTCCATGCTAAAGGCCTTGCTTAGGGTCAAGAGCAAGCGTAGGGAATTTCTCCATACGCCCAAGACCT
- a CDS encoding class I SAM-dependent methyltransferase — translation MERVNSPIKRNFAPIPLMAIPSHLQHIELEQGSIDLMVPDTGAIRELYRLQKEKDATTPFPYWSKLWPSAIAISNFINRNQELVQDREVLELAAGLGLPSLVAARTANRVTCSDYLPEAVQVIQESIDHHATCNIEVRVLDWNDLPSSLQPDVLLLSDINYEPEQFRQLFIVLKRFIEKGTIILLTTPQRLMAKPFIEQLMPWCRMQEECLVQLPTETVAISLFLLKK, via the coding sequence TTGGAACGGGTTAACTCCCCAATAAAGCGCAACTTTGCCCCCATTCCACTCATGGCCATTCCCTCCCATCTCCAACATATCGAGCTCGAACAAGGATCGATCGACCTTATGGTGCCGGATACCGGGGCCATCCGTGAGCTTTACAGGTTGCAGAAAGAAAAAGATGCCACCACCCCATTCCCTTATTGGTCCAAACTCTGGCCTTCAGCCATTGCCATCAGCAATTTCATCAACAGGAACCAGGAACTGGTACAGGACAGGGAAGTACTTGAACTGGCAGCCGGACTGGGCCTTCCTTCCCTGGTTGCAGCCAGGACGGCCAACAGGGTCACCTGTTCCGATTACCTGCCGGAAGCGGTGCAGGTGATACAAGAAAGCATTGATCACCATGCAACCTGTAATATAGAGGTAAGGGTACTGGATTGGAACGACCTGCCTTCATCCCTTCAACCCGACGTACTCCTGCTAAGCGATATCAATTATGAACCGGAACAATTCCGGCAGCTCTTTATCGTACTCAAACGCTTCATCGAAAAGGGCACCATCATACTACTTACTACACCACAGCGTTTGATGGCCAAACCATTTATTGAACAACTCATGCCCTGGTGCCGAATGCAGGAAGAATGCCTGGTGCAATTGCCCACAGAAACAGTAGCCATTTCCCTTTTCCTGTTGAAAAAGTAA
- a CDS encoding tetratricopeptide repeat protein: MRYLLSLMAIASIGLHGYAQNKVPKTQLPTGMSMEDLQKMATMSPQELEAYKTKMLKQAEANARQLAKAGNIKLDETVLPTTSFYFPVKDMKRLATLPAAPPTLNTLMGQLTKQEAALKQALPTSAVQKVESIAAGKSALDLRNAAIGGWYRDNPEAAMLLSMKAVQKSPEDILGWNNLAALMNMTGLEHQAVPILLYGLNKYPNSSILLNNMGQSYLGMGDVNKATQYFKKCLTIDDLHPEANHSMALISLQAKDMEAAMRHFEKELTIAQRRSSLALLAKHENREKLNLTALRNRKMQLDGTNRKDFFEEIALGKFKLPDLPKNSEQAQGFMKANKGFMESLQNEFLFWSNAGIATPQQLSAEGKRYPGIYADLVDELIRELGDQYAPILALFGEDDVSHLDAMTRQYYKTLSERECPPPPSVAGGGAAVMEAHQRKCCDIKKPIIDQYVADYNAFVTNRIQIVLPRWKVFLNTLINYAQLDPSIGNQRLVCSFVSQYFTFLIQCMQAAKLDAPPMECHTTMTTEEADAILAANHDFKLDCPDWLEFEVSLKLAKLKVNCESYNIEADVYGIINVGAEKQFKSGTSTLYVGAGIDGSFKEVAEGEITQQFYIVFDHNNQFSDVGMRGTANGELAGGMIGAEFGYDFSMSSGFNAQGKTNSAWVENYTKALGYVTK; this comes from the coding sequence ATGAGATATTTGCTGTCCTTAATGGCTATTGCAAGCATTGGCCTTCATGGCTATGCGCAAAATAAAGTCCCGAAAACCCAGTTGCCGACCGGCATGAGCATGGAAGACCTGCAAAAGATGGCCACCATGTCGCCGCAGGAGCTCGAAGCCTATAAGACTAAGATGTTGAAACAAGCCGAAGCCAATGCCCGTCAGCTGGCCAAGGCAGGCAATATTAAACTGGATGAAACGGTATTGCCGACCACTTCCTTCTATTTCCCGGTGAAGGATATGAAGCGGCTGGCTACTTTACCGGCCGCCCCGCCCACACTGAACACCCTCATGGGGCAGTTGACCAAACAGGAAGCAGCCTTGAAACAAGCCCTTCCAACTTCCGCTGTACAAAAGGTGGAATCCATTGCAGCCGGCAAATCTGCGCTTGACCTCCGCAATGCAGCCATAGGCGGCTGGTACAGGGATAATCCCGAAGCCGCCATGCTACTTTCCATGAAAGCCGTGCAGAAATCGCCGGAGGATATCTTGGGCTGGAACAACCTGGCAGCGCTAATGAATATGACCGGGCTGGAACACCAGGCAGTTCCCATACTGCTATACGGCCTTAACAAATACCCGAACAGCAGTATCCTGCTCAATAACATGGGGCAATCCTATTTGGGCATGGGTGATGTAAATAAGGCTACACAATATTTCAAAAAATGCCTGACCATTGATGACCTGCATCCCGAAGCCAACCATTCCATGGCCCTGATCAGCCTGCAGGCAAAGGATATGGAAGCTGCCATGCGACATTTTGAGAAAGAACTGACCATAGCACAGAGAAGGTCTAGCCTTGCACTACTGGCCAAACATGAGAACAGGGAAAAACTCAACCTAACGGCATTACGAAACCGAAAAATGCAACTGGATGGCACCAACCGGAAGGATTTCTTTGAGGAAATCGCCCTGGGTAAGTTTAAGCTACCCGACCTACCTAAGAATTCGGAACAAGCCCAGGGGTTTATGAAAGCTAACAAGGGATTTATGGAATCCCTTCAAAACGAATTCCTTTTTTGGTCCAATGCCGGCATTGCTACCCCGCAACAATTGTCGGCGGAAGGCAAACGCTATCCTGGCATCTATGCCGACCTGGTGGATGAACTGATCAGGGAACTGGGCGACCAATATGCGCCCATTCTTGCATTGTTTGGGGAAGATGATGTGTCGCACCTGGATGCCATGACCCGCCAGTACTATAAGACGCTATCGGAGAGGGAATGTCCACCCCCGCCCTCGGTAGCAGGTGGCGGTGCTGCTGTTATGGAAGCCCACCAACGCAAATGCTGTGACATCAAGAAACCGATAATCGACCAATATGTGGCCGACTACAATGCTTTTGTAACCAACAGGATCCAGATCGTCCTGCCAAGATGGAAGGTATTCCTGAATACTTTGATCAACTACGCCCAACTTGATCCCAGCATTGGCAACCAGCGACTGGTCTGTTCCTTTGTTTCGCAATATTTCACCTTCCTCATCCAATGCATGCAGGCCGCTAAACTGGATGCGCCTCCTATGGAATGCCATACCACCATGACCACCGAGGAGGCCGATGCGATCCTGGCAGCCAACCATGATTTTAAGCTGGATTGTCCCGATTGGCTGGAGTTTGAGGTTTCGCTGAAACTGGCAAAGCTGAAAGTGAATTGTGAGTCCTATAATATTGAAGCGGATGTTTATGGGATCATCAATGTGGGTGCAGAAAAACAATTTAAATCAGGGACATCTACACTCTATGTAGGCGCGGGGATAGATGGAAGTTTCAAGGAAGTGGCCGAAGGGGAAATCACCCAACAGTTCTATATCGTATTTGACCACAATAACCAGTTCTCGGATGTGGGAATGAGGGGTACGGCCAATGGTGAGCTGGCAGGAGGCATGATCGGTGCCGAGTTTGGCTATGATTTTTCCATGAGCAGTGGCTTCAATGCCCAGGGTAAAACCAACAGCGCCTGGGTGGAGAATTACACCAAGGCGCTGGGCTATGTTACTAAGTGA
- a CDS encoding glycosyltransferase family 2 protein: MTGFLQYVFWASMLVVGYTYIGYGLLLFLLTRGRERSAAVPEKDEDLLPVTVVICAFNEAEWISGKIKNTLGQDYPAGKMKLLVVTDGSTDGTNTIAASFEGVDVLHDSSRLGKANAINRAMAHASDPVVVFTDANTFLPANCLRNLLAPYADPSVGGVAGEKRVGLPGSTVAVAKGEGMYWKYESFLKTLDDRLYTVVGAAGELFSIRRDCFRPLEPDTILEDFVLSLRICLAGKKVAYVPEAYAIESGSASFGEERKRKVRIAAGGFQAMGRLLPLMAFWKHPVLSFQYISHRVLRWTLAPVSLFLIFASNLLLWVFYGGFFWGIALAAQLVFYALAYLGSRQAGKGNTGGAWMVPYYFVFMNSAVVAGFWLYINGKSSANWEKSGRLPLTGNRQS, translated from the coding sequence ATGACCGGATTCCTGCAATATGTTTTTTGGGCCAGTATGCTGGTGGTCGGCTATACCTATATCGGTTATGGGTTACTGTTGTTCCTTCTTACCCGTGGAAGGGAAAGGTCTGCTGCCGTCCCCGAAAAGGATGAGGATTTACTCCCGGTAACGGTTGTCATTTGCGCTTTTAACGAGGCCGAATGGATCAGTGGTAAGATCAAAAATACCCTGGGCCAGGATTACCCGGCAGGTAAAATGAAGCTGCTCGTGGTGACCGACGGTTCCACTGATGGCACCAATACCATTGCCGCTTCCTTTGAAGGGGTGGATGTACTGCATGACTCCAGCCGCCTGGGCAAGGCCAATGCCATCAACAGGGCCATGGCCCATGCCTCAGATCCTGTCGTCGTGTTTACGGATGCCAATACCTTCCTCCCGGCCAACTGCCTCAGGAACTTACTCGCACCTTATGCCGACCCTTCGGTAGGAGGGGTCGCCGGTGAGAAAAGGGTGGGGTTGCCGGGATCAACAGTGGCTGTTGCCAAAGGCGAAGGCATGTACTGGAAATATGAATCTTTTCTCAAGACGCTGGATGACCGGCTTTACACCGTAGTTGGGGCTGCCGGGGAACTCTTTTCCATCAGGCGCGATTGCTTCCGGCCATTGGAGCCCGATACCATTCTGGAAGATTTTGTGCTTTCCCTTCGCATATGCCTGGCCGGTAAGAAGGTGGCTTATGTGCCGGAGGCATATGCCATTGAATCGGGTTCCGCTTCATTTGGTGAAGAAAGAAAACGAAAGGTCCGTATTGCAGCCGGAGGATTTCAGGCCATGGGAAGGTTGCTTCCGCTAATGGCGTTCTGGAAGCACCCTGTCCTAAGCTTCCAATATATCTCCCACCGGGTCTTGCGCTGGACCCTGGCGCCGGTTTCCCTTTTCCTGATCTTCGCCAGCAACCTGCTCCTTTGGGTCTTCTATGGCGGGTTCTTTTGGGGAATTGCCCTGGCAGCCCAACTGGTGTTCTATGCCCTTGCCTACCTTGGCAGCCGGCAGGCTGGGAAGGGAAATACAGGCGGGGCCTGGATGGTGCCTTATTATTTTGTCTTCATGAACTCGGCAGTTGTTGCCGGCTTTTGGCTATATATCAATGGGAAAAGCTCAGCCAATTGGGAGAAGTCGGGGCGTCTACCCTTAACCGGGAATAGACAATCCTAA
- a CDS encoding NIPSNAP family protein, which translates to MKKVMANCLGLFMLALFFQASAQKGKPVTIFQLTVYHFANSDQEARLDSYLKDALLPALHRKGFAKVGVFKPIANDTAADKRIYVLLPLANISQAGEWDNLVGKDAVYTAAADAYINTGFRDPAYGRIENILLKPFRLAQQLTPSGLSGDKTKQVYELRSYESPSEKRFRNKVHMFNEGGEIELFKRLNFNAVFYGEVIAGATMPNLMYMTSFSDMADREAHWKSFGEAPEWKKLIADPYYKENMNKNVQVLMHATAYSDY; encoded by the coding sequence ATGAAAAAGGTTATGGCTAACTGTTTGGGCCTGTTTATGCTCGCCCTTTTCTTCCAGGCTTCCGCGCAAAAAGGAAAGCCTGTCACCATCTTCCAGTTGACGGTATACCATTTTGCGAATTCCGACCAGGAGGCGCGACTGGATAGTTACCTGAAGGATGCGCTGCTTCCCGCATTGCACCGAAAAGGATTTGCAAAGGTTGGTGTGTTCAAACCCATTGCCAATGATACCGCTGCTGATAAGCGGATCTATGTGTTGCTTCCACTTGCAAACATCAGCCAGGCCGGCGAGTGGGATAACCTGGTGGGGAAGGATGCTGTATATACTGCGGCAGCCGATGCCTATATCAATACCGGTTTCAGGGATCCTGCATATGGCCGGATCGAGAATATCTTGTTGAAACCATTCAGGCTGGCACAGCAACTCACCCCTTCCGGCCTCAGCGGCGACAAGACCAAACAGGTGTACGAACTGCGCAGTTATGAATCACCTTCAGAGAAACGCTTCCGCAATAAGGTTCATATGTTCAATGAAGGAGGTGAGATCGAACTCTTCAAGCGCCTGAACTTTAACGCGGTATTCTATGGTGAAGTGATCGCAGGCGCTACTATGCCTAACCTGATGTACATGACCAGCTTTTCGGATATGGCAGACCGTGAGGCACACTGGAAGTCCTTTGGTGAGGCCCCGGAATGGAAAAAGCTGATCGCTGATCCCTATTACAAGGAAAACATGAATAAGAATGTGCAGGTACTCATGCACGCCACTGCTTACTCAGATTATTGA
- a CDS encoding ROK family protein, with protein sequence MSQPIWGIDLGGTKIEGVILPSLGDPKPIVRTRVDTEAHLGYDHIVGQIALLVDNMKQQSGLFPSTIGFGTPGVLDPILRTMKNCNSTQLNGKPLQDDIENALGIPVKLANDANCFALAETHWGVVKHQFPEARMVFGIIMGTGVGGGIVHEGKVWNGKHGIAGEWGHIHLDDSGGPCYCGRTGCVETILSGPSLQRYYKQSSGKDKTLKEIVAQAAAGNEAAARLTIDRLNHFFGRAVSIITNLLDPDVIIVGGGVGNIDSIYSEGVRSLQYYIFNNRLDVPVTKPMLGDSAGVFGAAALVAS encoded by the coding sequence ATGAGCCAACCAATATGGGGTATCGACCTGGGCGGTACCAAGATAGAAGGAGTGATCCTACCCTCGTTAGGGGATCCAAAGCCCATTGTGCGCACCCGTGTGGATACGGAGGCCCATCTCGGGTATGACCATATTGTGGGCCAGATCGCCCTGTTGGTGGATAATATGAAGCAGCAGTCTGGTTTGTTTCCTTCCACCATTGGTTTCGGGACACCAGGTGTCCTCGATCCCATCCTTAGGACCATGAAGAATTGCAACAGCACCCAATTGAATGGAAAGCCCTTGCAGGATGATATAGAAAATGCCTTAGGCATTCCCGTTAAACTGGCCAATGATGCCAATTGCTTTGCTTTGGCTGAAACCCATTGGGGGGTGGTGAAGCACCAGTTCCCAGAGGCCAGGATGGTCTTTGGTATCATCATGGGAACCGGTGTGGGTGGAGGTATCGTGCATGAAGGAAAAGTTTGGAATGGGAAGCATGGGATCGCAGGGGAGTGGGGACATATTCATCTGGATGATTCAGGCGGGCCCTGTTATTGCGGCAGGACCGGGTGTGTAGAGACCATCCTGAGTGGACCTTCCTTACAGCGATACTATAAGCAATCAAGTGGCAAGGACAAGACACTCAAGGAGATCGTAGCCCAGGCGGCGGCAGGTAATGAAGCGGCAGCCCGGTTGACGATCGACCGCCTAAACCACTTCTTTGGAAGGGCTGTTTCCATTATCACCAACCTGCTCGATCCAGATGTGATCATCGTTGGAGGTGGGGTTGGCAATATCGACTCCATCTATTCGGAAGGGGTTAGGTCCCTTCAGTATTATATCTTCAACAACCGTCTCGATGTGCCGGTCACCAAGCCCATGCTGGGGGATTCTGCAGGTGTATTTGGTGCGGCAGCCCTGGTAGCCTCATAG